In Tachysurus vachellii isolate PV-2020 chromosome 7, HZAU_Pvac_v1, whole genome shotgun sequence, the DNA window TGCTAAATACTGAGTTCATGCAAATtagaatgttttgtttatttgtttttttttttcatgttcttaCAAAAGCATCAATCAACAAtacaaacattaattaaaaaatcccATTTTTATTGCATTCATACAGTATTAGTAACCAATCAATCATTCTCGACATTACGATTACTGTAACTTTGTTTTTtgagaataaaaagaattaaatgttAAAGCAGCACATGCTATTTAATCAAGCACCCTTTCCTTAAACAGAAAATCCCTCCATTTCAAatgatttacttttaaaaataaggaTCACATGTTCACGTTGGCAACGGAGATTTGAAACACCCATTATATTTTGCAGTATGTTGAGCACAAACACAATTATGCTCTAATCAGCACAACCCTTCACCACAAATAACAGCAGCAACACGCTTAAAAGTAGGGGTGGGTCGCATACTGGGCAAAAACTGGCAAAAAGTTTTACGTATTGCATTGTAGGAGAAGAGAATACTGGTCAGAATTCCAATAGAAACCAGAAGGTTGGTTCAAACTTTGTGCAATATTGGTCAATGGTCAATGAATAGACAGGACTGGTCACTTGGATTGGCCAAACCTTCTATAGGAGTTGACAGGATCTTTCAAAAGGAGTGTGCAGGATTGGTCAGAAATCCTTCACAAATGGGGAGGATTGATCAAAATTTCTACAGTAGTGGGTTTAATTGATCATAAATACTTCAGGAATTTGAAGGCTTGGGCAGAACTTCAGAAATGGTCAAACTTTCTAAAGGATTTAGCAGGATTGTTTAGAACTTTAGTGAAACTTTCTACAGTAGTGGGCAGGGATTGGTCCAATTTGGTCCAAATTACTAAAGCATTTTGGCAGAAAAACTCCTGGAATGGGCATTGGTTGATCCAAATTCCTTCAGGAGCTGGCAAGATTGGTCAAATTATTTGCAGGAGTGAGCACGCTTGGTCATTATTCCTTGGGCTTGTAGGATTGGTCAATACTCCATCAGGTGTGGGTAGGAGAAAGGTGTATAAACCAAAACAGACATTTTAGCTACAGCAGTCAGACATAACATATCATGGCacatatatacaatacaattatatacaattaaaaaagacacaaacaaacaaacaaaaagtattTGCAGGTTATCTGCTAAAATGAACCCAGAAATGCGggcaaaaaaacatttgtaacttTGGTATCTTTTTTGTTCTAAGAAATGCAAATGATTGATAGGGTTAATATCTGGGAGAGTGCCATAGTAAGTAACATTTGCAAAAAACAGGTTGGGAAGTAGAAATTCCTGTCTTGTGTTGAAAAACTGGTTCTGAATCCAAAAGAAGAAACGGAGGATGGCTTCCAGTTTGCTCCAACACAGTATTAGAGATTTTAATCTGCCTTACAGCACAATTTCGCCCGGTGCTCGTACCAACAGCGTACAATTCTTGTGCGATTTAGAGTGCGTCAGTCACCCGAACAcactaaataaaaatcattttaattccagtgttttattccaacAGTTGGCACTGCACCACTCAAGGAGCGCATACATAATGAAAACAGAATTGTGTAATTTGTCTAcgtttgtgtatgtgcgcgtTTGTGCGATGCATTCATTTTGAAATCAGTGGAAAGTAATGAAGATAAAGTAATATGAAGGAAATGCGCAGTCTTTTTCTATTACTGGCTTAGAaatgaaaaccagacacgtaaACAAAGAAACTGAATCTATCTGCtacctgaaaataaaaataacctgcTGATACATGTTGTGTGTACAAACTCTCACTGTAGCATGAAATTCACACCGGTATAGCAAAACCTCCCCCAAAAGCCTAATTATTAGTAATGGACATTATTGTCATATATTCAAACACACTTaaaatacagacaattttcAAATGACTCAATAATAATTGCGTTTTATAATAATCAGCCTGGGATAtatgtgacattttattttgcgTAGCAGCACCAATTTATGCTAATAACAAAACATTAGAACTATAACAGAATACTAGAGTTATGCATTCTTTCTGTAGAAAAACATAATGTGACAACTGTCATGCTTTCATGtagtctctctcttctccagaAGAATTATAGACCGCATTACAGACCAACCCAGCAATCATCTGATAATTTTACTGGTTATTTTACAGGCGTAAGATGCTTGTTGCGGTGGGGAATAAAACTGcgctcacttactcactcattttctaccgcttatccaaactacctcgggtcacggggagcctgtgcctatctcaagcgtcatcgggcatcaaggcaggatacaccctggactggagtgccaacccatcgcagggcgcacacacacacactcattcactcacgcaatcacacactacggacaattttccagagatgccaatcaacctaccatacatttctttggacgggggaggaaactggagtacccggaggaaacccccgaggcacggggagaacatgcaaactccacacacacaaggcagaggcgggaatcaaatccccaaccctggaggtgtgaggcgaccaTGTCCGAGGAAAACATCAGAGACAGTAATACCAATCAAATATGGCATATGActtgtattttaataattaagttAAAATTAAAAGATTAATCAATTACTCATGGCAATCACTCGGAATTATATTAACAGATGTTCAAAAAGTCTTCACCTTTCTCTTTTAGTTTCTCTTTTAGGAATTCGGTTCTTTGTCATATTCCTCACAGCACTAATGGCTGCATGGgttaaatgctgaaaaaatggaaatgtggCATGTAGAATGAGTGAGAATGTTTGTAGTAGCATTAGGAGGTGGACATGGAGCTTGATTGGAAACTTTTCTTGACAACTGAAACCCGTTTCTCTCGCACTTCTTGTTGAGTACCATCATTTGGCACAGAAAAGAGATCTTTCTGAGATATGGAAATGGGATTTGCGAAACTTGATGCATTTCCTATAGCCAAGCTCCCTCCACTTTGCCCTTCGATCTGTATATGCTGACTCTTTCTGATGCTGGAGTGTGAGGAGCTCTGCATGACATGCGCAGGCTCTGTGTTCTCTACTCGTTGGCTCTCCACAATACAAAAGGTACCAGAAACAGTGCCCTGAGGCTCAGAGCGGCCTGAGAAACCACGCACCAGTGTGCCTCCAATTCCTGGATCCACCAGAACTCTGGTGTTTGCTTGCTGCAGATGAAGGCCTGGAAGGGTGTTCTGGGCTGCGATTGCCATGTTGGTAGCCCCTTTTTCTACCAGCACCACGTTCTGTTCCTGAACACCCAGGATTTGACCAGAAGCTAGAAAAAGAGCAGGCTGACGCTGTTGCTCCACTACGTACATGGGTGTAGAGGAAAGGTAGACAGGTGGCTGCTGGATGAACAGAGTTTGGCCCACAGTTGCTGCTGATGTAGCGACTCCACTGCTAACATTCTCTGCATAATTTGTAGTGGTGATTTGGTTGGTGGAGGAGGAGCTGGATGCAGAGACAGAGGTAGCTTCATTGTGAACAACATCAACAGCACCTTTCACATTGACGCCCACTTGTGAACCGGAGGAGATGTTTATGTCAGGCGTGGGAGAGGAGCTGACCTCGAGTTCCATATCCGAGCCACGGCATATCTTACCGAGCCTTCTAAACTTAGGCCCGAGGTCATTGAGGAAATCCAGATTGTTTTCTTCGTGTAAATAGGTGCTGAGATCATCAAAGGAGCTCATGACTGAGACGCAGTCTTCATGACCAGACACCAGAAATTGGTCCATATTAGCTTCCTGGTACATACTTTCCCACGTTTTCTGCAACAACACATAGGACATCAGAAATCAACTGTTACTTTGaaacacatttctaaaaaaaaaaatactattccACCTTAATCATTTCacataaaattttaatataatattatttatgtgcaGTCGTGAGGGCCAAGCCTACTTTTTAATATGAATGCATGTCCAGAGCCAGTCACAATCGTGCTAGTGAATTGTAGTGAGAAGAACTGATGACAAACTTATGACATGCCGACATACTTATGGTTCTGTTCTCCATGAGAAATTTACTAACCTTTGCATAGTACTCCCTTAAGAAGTCCTCGGATAGAGCCATGGAATCCAGGGTGCTCACTGTAAAAAATTCAGACTGTCCATTGTTTCCAGTTGCATTGTGAGCATGTTTAAGACACCACTTTATATATTCCTCTTCAGATTCCCATCCATATTTCTTCCAGTGTTCACGTGCTCCCCAACCAGCTCCACAACCAGCTCCCGATCCAGCTACCCATTTGCCGCTGCTGCCACCTCCTCCAGGCATCTGAGGCAACAGTGCTAGTTCCTGATGATATGGAGATAGAAGACTGCATTTTAGCATGTCATCTTGGTAGGATTTCAACAATTCTCCAATACAAGGAAACAAAATTCATTAAGAATGCTAACGTATATTTGCTAATTTGCTTATACTTAAATGTTTGATATGCTTTcacaaatgtgtatatttttaaaaatcacctAAAAACACCTAATCCTCACTCTCTAGCTGAGCTGAAATAAGAGGTGCTGTTTGTGGTCATTTATCCGTAGATGTAAATATGTGTGCCTTGGGATTGACTAGCATCTTAATTGAATGTATTTTCTGCCTCACACACTGAGTTTCTAGAACAGGCTCTGGATTTCcagcaaccctgaccaggataaagcaattGAGGAAttgatgaatgaatttatattttaaaactcGTGTCTATCAGTAGCCTGAAGAGAAACTCCTCCTACTTGGACAGGATATGCATACTTcttagttttttatttgttggcaAGCCACAACTAACTGTGCTGTTTGGTGGAGAAGTGCTATTAAACAGATGCTCCACTTGAGATCCTGACATTTATGTGTGaggaatgacacacacactaccttaTCCTCTCCTTGGCCTTCTGTGTGGTAGGTGATGAGTTGCTGTTTTTGCTCGAATGGGAAAGCCTGGAACCTACCAGCAGCTGCAGCTCCTCCACACTCACATATCAGCAAAAGCAGCGGGATCACTGCAAAACCGTTTAAAAATGTCACCATTATGTTATGTTCTGATTACTAATACAGCAAAGTTTTACAATCTATAAAACCAATCAATGCATAATAAATGTATCATCATTACACTCTacgttttaatttaattcactaTAACTAGGTCGAATTTTGAAATCTTAAATAGCTCAGAGAATTTCTTAATATTGATATTAAAAAAGCCTGATTAGCAGAACGTTACATATAAGCCCAATTTAATTTCCTTTAAACCTTTAACTACAGAAATGTTATGCTGAGCCGGTTagctaacatttacatttacggcatttagcagacgcccttatccagagcgacttacatttttatctcatttttatacaactgagcaattgagggataagggccttgctcaggggcccagcagtggcagcttggtggacgtaggaatcgaactcacaaccttccgattggtagcccaacactttaaccactaggctaccacatcccacagctAACCTGGCTAATGTTAGCAATTAGCATGGGAACATTTTGActattgttaaataaatcaccagggctctcaagttttgaagacaggcaagagtgacaccTCCAATATCTCAGACCACCGATAATACCGTCTTggcatcagcattagaatgtggaagcactaaaaccaaggcTGCTTGTtatgagcaggtgttgtcagtgaaccggggccccctggcaccatttcagggcccccagtttgagaaccactggcctagactacttgttctgagcaggtgttgtcagtgaacaggcagtaaaactgttggctaagttacagacactcatgaaaaactgaagctgattatttgggaaacgtctctaacagcagtcaaaatgtcattgtttgtgtcaaacaagttgtgactttgttgtaacattacaacaggagatcatggcTTAcactgtgctcaaagtgatgctcgcagctccagtggttttctctgtgggtgaacgaggacgatgctgaacaattccaggatttgtttttttttttattggttgttgcgttaaatcttacccagatacaatagtgctattttctgattggctattgtgtagcttcTTTTTTGGATTGGCTGATAAGtttcaggctcgactaagaactccaggggagacgcgcttgattcctgcccggttccatagagacagcggtgcggactgatacgttttgggtgcTGCAGCATGTTAAATATACAATGAATAgggaaaaagtttttctgcgtgagaaatacaatgtgtggcgggagagagggagaaaagacccaaaatgagtgagtgtcactctcaatgtgtgatacttgagagccctgctttGTTTACATCTGACCCccattttcttctttcctgtTTCCATGGTTTGTTATGTATTTGACTATCTTTCAACCATGATTATGTTAAAACGTCTGGTTGCCTGCCTGTGCTTTGACCCCGGATATCGATTCACCTTTTGAATACTGGATTTTGCTGAATAAAGGATACTCAGAGTTTCACTGCATGTTACTCAGACTCAGTACTTTAACAGAAAAATGCAGACCATTGGAGAATATGTAAAGAGCTGAGGTGATGGCACTTACCCAAGAGAAGCAGGATTCCTAGCAGTAGAGCCAGAATAGCGCCTGGTCCCAGTACAGTGCCTCTGCCGGTCAGTCTCGCAGGACTGCACACTTGTGCCTCGGTACATTTGCACACAGATACCTGAAGCTTTTGAACCTCACAGGACTTTCCCTGCTGGTCTTTAACCTCCAGCTCCACTGTGTATAGTCCCGGCCATAGGCTTACCTCCTGGCTGCGTAAAATGCTTGTTGTTGCTGGAAAAGGAATTGATTTAGTCATGAGACACACAGGAGAAAGTATGAGGTATTAACGTGATCATTCACATTATATATGTACTAGAGAATTAATGTTAAATCACACTAAATGAGTTTTAAACTTAACCATTAAGATGCTCGATGctccatttcttttttgtgtccTTGGTAACAACTGTGAAGTCGAAAGGTTCTGCGTTGGGGAAATTATCCCCATCCGTGGCTGTGACGTATACTGCACTGCTGCCGTAACAAAGCGTTTCGATTGAGCTGGTCAGAATGGGACAGTGGTCGTTGTAATCCTCCACCTGAATAGCAAGGGTTCCTGTCGCAGTTTTCGGTGTAAAAGCTATGGAAAAGTTTGGGACGTTATAATATTTAGTTCATTCTATTAACGCAGACCATACACCTATACATGACTTTATAATGTAACTTGCAGGACTAATGCTATAAGGACTGAAGTTATAATGCTGCTTTTGtacaggagaaaaaaatcctGTCATGTTGTTGTGAATAAAGCCATTTTTGGGTCGTAACAGTAATACAGAGGCCATGTCATTAAATATTCCCCGATTACACAAATCAAACATAGCCtcagtcatttattttactAGAGTGAATGTTACATATGATCTAAAAGACTCTGGATATTTCTGGATAACTTACAATCGGTGATTGCTAAGATTTTGATGTAGTATGTTCCATTTCTCAGGTGCTTTGACTCCCGGTCTGGATATTTGTTGAGTTTGATCTCAGATGTTTTCTCATTAATGCTCACCCAGTTGTCGACATCTTCTCCTTTAACATAcctacaacaataaaaatatgataGAAATGTAATGATTTGAGATGGTGTAATGATTTGAGATGGTGTTTCAAATCTTAGGCCAAAAGATCCagtatttttttcacacaagcCCAAGTTAATCatagtaagagaaataaaacttgagataaaacaaatccaaaccCTGATGGAATATCTTATTTATATAATGACAAACTTTcaagtatttttgtgtgtgtgtgttttttttttaaataatttacaatcACTTCATTCAAAATATCACAACTACTGTATCTCCaagttattttaataaatggtaCAAAATGTTGATACAAACTTTTCTAATTCTCTTCTCTCCCCtgttaaaatatgaataaattatattcTTCTCCTTAGCCAATGTTGTGTAAgtgtaggatttttattatactattaatattataataatcctATCTCAgtcatcatcgggcatcaaggcaggatacaccctggacggagtgccaacccattgcagggcacacacacacacacactcattcacacactagggacaattttccagagatgccaatcaacctaccatgcatgtctttggaccgggggaggaacccggagtacccggaggaaaccaccgaggcacggggagaacatgcaaactccacacacacaaggcggaggcgggaatcgaacccccaaccctggaggtgtgaggcaaacgtgctaaccactaagccaccgtgcccgagTTGAATGAATATTGGGTTGAATGAATACATTCTAAATGATATTGTGTACATGCTGTAATGTCTAAAGAGATATTCCAGCACAGTAGAACATCTACTGATATGTAACAAAGAGAATTTTTAGACATtcttgagaaagagaaagactaAACCCAGAGGAATGAGTTGAAGTTTTATGTCTGGAAATTTAGTTGCTAGTTCTCACCTGACGTTAGTGGCGATTAACATTGTATCGCTATCCGTGGCTTTGTAGGTAGTGATGACCTTGGTCAGGTCAATGGTTTTGCTGTTTTCAGAGACGTAAATGACTTTGACAACAGGTTGGAAATGAGGAGCTTCGGGCACGTTCAATACGTTGATCTTAATGGGGTATATTTGAGGACTGCCAACCACCACTGACTTGTGATATGCTGCCTTGTTGTTGACCACCACTTTCAGATGGACCTCTTTCAATTCTTCATAGTTCAGCTCCTTTAAAAGATTGAACAATTATAAAGAGGTCAGAGAATAGAAACAAtacattttgtgaaaaaaaaactacattcagTTTCAGCCATGAACAATTGTTTCATCCCCCACTACACTATATTCActttataatcagtgtgtgcatgagtggtGAAGTAAATCACCAAAATTCAAGTTGATTCAATCAATATCAATGTCAAAAATCTGTACAgaccatgtcacaaagcagctttacaaaaatgtCTCCATCCATTAATTTTCTATCTTGCTCATCCTACAAAGGGTCACAGAAAACCTGGAGAATATTGCAGGGGACTCAATGTGGTGGACAGCAAGGATGGGGTACCAAGGTAGGGTGCCAAGGTACTCATATTACCAACAATTTACAGGCAGCAAGCAATGTCTTTTGTCTGGGGTAGAAAACTTGGAAGCACCGGATAACATGCAAATACTATACAAAGGGTGGAGGTGGGattcaaaccccaaccctggttGTGGGAGTCAAAGTTTGCTAACCATTGAGCCATTGTGCCGGCTTTATAAACTCAAAGGAATTCAAAGGCAACGGAGTTGATGAAAATCTCCCAGAAAAGACACGAGAAaaaggaaccagattcaaaatgGAATCCACATTTTGGAATCTGCTGGTTCACTCAGGATAATGTTTAGAAGAGTAAAGACAAACCATTATGATTACATATCTTGTCATGACACGCAGAGATTTGACAGCTTACCTTCTTGACCATCAGGATTCCCTCGTTAGTTTTGCGGTCTGTTGTGATGTTGAAATAACCGGCCTCATTTCCTGAGACGATGGTGTACACGGCTTCCCAGTTTTCTGTATAGACTTTGTCCAAGTCTATGGCCTTAATCCGGATCACTTCCACATGTCTGATGTTCTCCTCCACACTACCCACGTACTACTCACACAACCGGTCAGAAGAAGCGTTCGGATATGAGAAGAATGTACATTAGCTATTCATAATGACAAATAaagctgtggaaaaaaaaaacactcacatcTCTCTCCTCTAATATGGGGATGTTGTCATTGACATCAGAAATGTTTATGATCACAGTCCCTGTTCCTGTCAATGGTCTGTTCATTCTGTCTGACACGCCTCCGTTCATGTCTGTACCTGTGATAATCAGTCGGTAGGTTTCATGTGTCTGtgacaaaaagagaaatatttgtGATAAACTTATCCcataaatattaacaattatgaaaataaatattctctTGCACTAAAGTAGCACTTGTTCCTAACAAGTAAGGGTTAGGAACCTTAACCTTAATCCTAACCATAatcctaatctaatctaacctaatctaatctaaattgtTCCGAAATTTACCATTCTCTAATGACTGTTGAATATATTTCCAGTTGTTTACAGTGGTGTGACATTACCGACTATTTCACATTGGGTATTTTTTTTCGGTGCCTGGTGACGACACAACAAATCACACATTCTGCTAAAACACAAGAATATTTTATCAAGAATATTTGTTTCATGCCTAGATGACAGTAGACTTTTGAGAATACAGATTTCTAGAAATCTACAACCAGGCTGGACATCTAAACAGCTCCAGCCTTGTCAAGAAAGCTCAACAGCGCCTGTTCTTCTTGAGGACAAAACCTATATATCATACAGACAAGgtattgaatttctttggaatcattttatttcagataaAGGTAAGATGTCCCTCATATTTATAGTATGAGACATAGCTAATAAACCACAGAGACATTTTTTTCCTAATTTCTAACAAGAGTGCCAATAGTTCTGGAGCTGAGTGTGTAAGCAAGCCTTTGGAAAGCTGAGTGTACGACTTATGATGGCGGTCATAATGACGATAAGTGATCGACGCTCTCACCTCTCGGTCCAGGGTGTTTATTCTGACTTTGATTTCGCCAGTTGTTCTGTCGATTGTGAACATCTTTTCTCCAGCCGGCTCctgctgtataacgttgtagGCAATTTGTGTATGTAGGGTGTCTTTCTCGTCAATATCAGTCGCTGTGATCGAGATTACGTAGGTGCCTGAGAGAAAGAGTATTAATGAATAAACTGAAGTATTTGGCTATGAGCATTAATGACACTGCTGAATGCTAGAACATTTCCAGGAGGAGTCTCCAGGTTAAAGCACTTCGTGACCATCAgtgtgtttgtagctgctataacacaaATGATAACATTAACCAAGTACGTTTTAAAAAGATATAGCATGATTTCTTAAATTGTAAAATTTTATTGtcataattgtaataaattgctctagtataaattatttttattcatttatttatttgtttatttatttaattaaatgtgtttgtatatcgcttttaacaatggacattgtctcaaagcatatttacagaacataagaaatatagtacagaaagtttaatattatacaaaagttgaagattaatattagacttctatttaaacgtgtttgtatttatccctaatgaacaagtctgaggtgactgaggtgactgtggtgaggaaaaactcctttagatggaagaggaagaaaccttgagaggaaccagcatcaaaagtgaacctcatcctcatttgggtgacactgaagggtgtgattataaactgttataaacac includes these proteins:
- the dsg2l gene encoding desmoglein-2-like protein: MATFLPFCVLITTFCSTVIWVEADKGELRTLQRQKREWIIPPKQLYENVDYTGEKFIAKIRSDEETRENIVYSLLGPAVDEGLFSVGKKDGYVKIHGILDRETTAFYELKGRASLTNGVLAEKDLNLKIIVLDQNDNPPVFKFEVTGSIDELSDVGTYVISITATDIDEKDTLHTQIAYNVIQQEPAGEKMFTIDRTTGEIKVRINTLDRETHETYRLIITGTDMNGGVSDRMNRPLTGTGTVIINISDVNDNIPILEERDYVGSVEENIRHVEVIRIKAIDLDKVYTENWEAVYTIVSGNEAGYFNITTDRKTNEGILMVKKELNYEELKEVHLKVVVNNKAAYHKSVVVGSPQIYPIKINVLNVPEAPHFQPVVKVIYVSENSKTIDLTKVITTYKATDSDTMLIATNVRYVKGEDVDNWVSINEKTSEIKLNKYPDRESKHLRNGTYYIKILAITDSFTPKTATGTLAIQVEDYNDHCPILTSSIETLCYGSSAVYVTATDGDNFPNAEPFDFTVVTKDTKKKWSIEHLNATTSILRSQEVSLWPGLYTVELEVKDQQGKSCEVQKLQVSVCKCTEAQVCSPARLTGRGTVLGPGAILALLLGILLLLVIPLLLLICECGGAAAAGRFQAFPFEQKQQLITYHTEGQGEDKELALLPQMPGGGGSSGKWVAGSGAGCGAGWGAREHWKKYGWESEEEYIKWCLKHAHNATGNNGQSEFFTVSTLDSMALSEDFLREYYAKKTWESMYQEANMDQFLVSGHEDCVSVMSSFDDLSTYLHEENNLDFLNDLGPKFRRLGKICRGSDMELEVSSSPTPDINISSGSQVGVNVKGAVDVVHNEATSVSASSSSSTNQITTTNYAENVSSGVATSAATVGQTLFIQQPPVYLSSTPMYVVEQQRQPALFLASGQILGVQEQNVVLVEKGATNMAIAAQNTLPGLHLQQANTRVLVDPGIGGTLVRGFSGRSEPQGTVSGTFCIVESQRVENTEPAHVMQSSSHSSIRKSQHIQIEGQSGGSLAIGNASSFANPISISQKDLFSVPNDGTQQEVREKRVSVVKKSFQSSSMSTS